The nucleotide window TTCAATGGAAATTCTGCTTCGCAATCCGGCGAAGACGAGGAAAGTCAGCCTGCGCCGGTTAAAACAAACTGCCCGTAAAACCCTGGAAGTCCTGGGGGGTTCCGATAATTGGGAGTTAAGTATTGTGCTGGTCAAGGATGAGGAAATTCGCCGCCTTAATAAAACCTATCGCCATATCGATGAAAGTACCGATGTCCTCTCCTTCCCCCTACAAGAAACCTCTTCACCCGGATCTTTCAAAAAAAGCCCCGGGTCTTCTTTGCTTTTCCCCCTGGGAGATGTGGTTATCTCGGTAGATACTGCCGATCGTCAGGCCCGGATTCATGGTCATTCCCTGGGGGATGAAATGGATATGCTGTTAGTCCATGGAATTCTTCATCTGATGGGTTATGATCATGAGAAAAAAGAAGATGCAGAACAGATGATGCAGATGGAGGCCCGGATTTTAAAATCCAAAGAAGGACTTATTAAAAAGGGTTTATAAAAGCTCTTTTCCAGAAATATTGGTTTAATTTTTACTTGACTGATTGATCCAAACCCTTTATCATATCGATAATTTCCTGATTCTTACCTGTGGTCAGGGCCATAAAAGTATGTCTAAAATAATTGAGAATCTACAGGCCAATGAACGAATTTATTTTAAACCCCTGGATTTTTATCCTTCTCTTAATGGTTACAGGAATTTTGGTGTTTATCCTGGAACCCTATTTGGAATTGGAGGGTAGGCGTATTTTTTCTTTTTTAAAACGGGGTTTGCTGAAGTTTCGCACGTATCTTTATCTGTATTTATATCGTTGGAATCTATTCGATCCTACCAATCCACGTTTCAGGACCAAACTTACCGAGCTTATCGATGCCTACGCAGATGAACCCATCATCGCCTTTGATACCCTTCTCCTTCCTTCCCTGCCTAAAAAATATAACGCAACCTGGGTCATCCAAATCCTCAAACAGCTCCCTGAGAAAAAAATGCTCAAACTCATCGAAGAGTGGCATGACCCTACCAGACCTACGAAACTCATCAAGGCTATCAAATCAGAAGAAGAAAAAATTACCTGGATCGAATTGATCCTTAAAAACCTGAAAACAAAAAATCGAGGGGTGGAAATCGTCCGGGATGTTTTTAAGGGGATGAGTGAGGGGGAAATCGTTCAGCTTTTAAGAAAGTTTAGCCTGGAATCCTTAAAAGAACTGGGAGAAAAAAGCGATATTGTCGATTTTGCTTATCTGCTTCTTCTGGTAGAAGCAAATTTAAAGACAAAAGACGTGGGATCCGGAGAAGATCTTTTATTTACTAAAAAAGTTCTGAATACCATTTCCTGGGAGAAAGCAAGGGAACTTCAAACAACCTGTCGAGCACTCTGGAATAAGTTCCCAAATTTGCGTCAAGGTCTGAGCTCAGAACAGCGAGAAGC belongs to Candidatus Limnocylindrales bacterium and includes:
- the ybeY gene encoding rRNA maturation RNase YbeY, with the protein product MEILLRNPAKTRKVSLRRLKQTARKTLEVLGGSDNWELSIVLVKDEEIRRLNKTYRHIDESTDVLSFPLQETSSPGSFKKSPGSSLLFPLGDVVISVDTADRQARIHGHSLGDEMDMLLVHGILHLMGYDHEKKEDAEQMMQMEARILKSKEGLIKKGL